Proteins encoded together in one Microplitis mediator isolate UGA2020A chromosome 7, iyMicMedi2.1, whole genome shotgun sequence window:
- the LOC130671116 gene encoding exostosin-3, with protein sequence MAGSTFESASLFYQNTNRREMCYWITHIKLSRIIIIMLLILFIVPLFTHYYLSKVESSTSGMDMHRTKLEAFEDFTSMKASDLKFRIEEMLRIKVSVSNELRDLEAKRQRLQLEISGFNQKIDDLKQELIHQQTDLDRLKMSLVQAQAAHREAIERNTPELAPPRRILINSVPTNVKLKPSESSSCRMYNCFDHSRCALTSGFPIYLYDPDVFSVINPTWDIDGFLRTTIKQTLGYNAHLTSNPAEACIYILLIGEALPLNLPAANQHQQVFTHPLSIKKLHSLPYWGGDGRNHILLNLARRDLSINSGNILDNIDTGRAILVQSTYLRSQYRPGFDLIVPPILGPPGGDVWQECAPMVPARRKYLLSFQGEMKTIKSSLSSSGSTSRPIDDAEIDLERVEDENNLDNFIVQHLNDMMSGVMDKFFIQFECIPATDDHSHRGTSKITDWSLCGTESSRKEILKDSTFVLILAPSNSTFVTTSTIQARIYEALRSGAIPVILGGDQIYLSYNEVIAWRRAVIFLPKARVTEMHFLLRAIPDNDLLFMRRQGRLIWERYMATAQGAVDTIVASIRDRLGIPAIPATQSPSPSVFNETFVPIKSDAIVAEPEAEESLGPLEPPYPSPIFKRNYTTMLIHGHEIWNEWVNPFYLYPQLPFDTVLSSDAKFIGSEVGFRPIGKGAGGAGKEFSESLGGNYPREQFTIVILTYEREQVLINSLARLYGLPYLNKVLVVWNSPKPPIEDLRWPDIGVPIVVIKALRNSLNNRFLPFDTIETEAVLSVDDDAHLRHDEIMFGFRVWREHRDRVVGFPGRYHAWDQNYHNSWNYNSNYSCELSMVLTGAAFIHKHYMYLYTNWLPQAIRDKVDEYMNCEDIAMNFLVSHLTRKPPVKVTSRWTFRCPGCPVSLSEDDTHFQERHKCINFFAQVFGYMPLLNTQYRADSILFKTRISHDKQKCFKFI encoded by the exons ATGGCTGGAAGTACATTTGAATCAGCatcattattttatcagaACACTAATCGTCGTGAGATGTGTTATTGGATAACGCACATCAAATTATCaagaattattataataatgttattgatattattcaTCGTGCCATTATTCacacattattatttatcaaag gTAGAGTCAAGTACATCCGGTATGGACATGCATCGTACAAAGCTAGAAGCATTCGAAGACTTCACATCAATGAAAGCTTCCGATCTCAAATTCCGCATCGAAGAAATGCTTCGGATAAAAGTATCCGTGAGCAATGAACTTCGCGATCTTGAAGCCAAACGCCAGCGTCTTCAACTCGAAATCTCGGGGttcaatcaaaaaattgatgaCCTCAAACAAGAATTGATTCACCAACAAACGGATTTAGATCGGCTGAAAATGAGTCTCGTTCAAGCACAAGCTGCTCACCGTGAAGCAATCGAACGCAACACTCCAGAACTAGCGCCACCTCGTCGGATCTTGATAAACTCCGTCCCAACAAACGTGAAACTAAAACCAAGCGAATCATCGTCTTGCCGCATGTACAATTGCTTCGACCACAGCCGCTGTGCACTAACCAGTGGCTTTCCTATTTATCTCTACGACCCGGATGTATTTTCCGTTATAAATCCCACATGGGACATTGACGGTTTCTTGCGtacaacaataaaacaaactCTAGGTTATAATGCTCATTTAACCTCAAATCCCGCCGAGGCATGCATTTACATTCTGCTAATCGGTGAAGCTTTGCCATTAAATCTCCCAGCGGCAAATCAACATCAACAGGTTTTCACACATCCTTTGAGTATTAAAAAACTCCATTCACTTCCTTATTGGGGCGGTGATGGACGAAATCACATCCTACTGAATTTAGCTCGTCGTGACCTATCAATAAATTCGGGCAATATCTTAGACAATATAGACACTGGACGTGCAATCCTAGTCCAATCAACATACTTGCGATCTCAATATCGTCCAGGTTTTGATCTAATAGTACCGCCAATTCTTGGCCCACCTGGTGGCGATGTTTGGCAAGAGTGCGCCCCAATGGTACCAGCACGTCGTAAATACTTATTATCATTCCAAggtgaaatgaaaacaatcAAGTCTTCATTATCGTCATCTGGGTCAACCTCGCGACCTATCGACGACGCGGAAATAGATCTCGAGCGTGTCGAAGATGAAAATAACCTAGATAATTTCATTGTTCAACATTTGAACGACATGATGTCCGGTGTTAtggacaaattttttatccaattCGAATGCATACCCGCGACAGATGATCACAGTCACAGAGGAACCAGTAAAATTACGGACTGGTCATTGTGCGGAACTGAGTCATCAAGAAAAGAAATACTTAAAGATTCGACATTCGTACTGATATTGGCGCCAAGTAATTCGACATTCGTCACGACCTCGACAATACAAGCGAGAATATATGAAGCACTGAGATCGGGCGCCATTCCTGTTATTTTGGGAGGTgatcaaatttatttgagttacAATGAAGTAATTGCTTGGAGACGCGCGGTCATTTTTTTGCCCAAAGCCCGTGTTACCGAAATGCACTTTTTGTTACGTGCGATACCGGACAACGATTTGCTGTTCATGCGACGTCAGGGCAGACTAATTTGGGAAAGATACATGGCTACAGCACAGGGTGCTGTTGACACCATTGTCGCATCAATACGCGATCGTCTCGGTATACCAGCAATTCCTGCAACGCAGTCACCAAGTCCTAGTGTTTTCAATGAAACATTCGTGCCAATAAAGTCGGACGCCATTGTCGCGGAACCTGAAGCCGAAGAAAGCTTGGGACCGTTGGAACCACCGTATCCCTCACCCATATTCAAACGGAATTACACGACTATGTTAATACACGGGCATGAAATTTGGAATGAATGGGTTAATCCTTTTTATCTCTATCCCCAATTACCTTTTGATACAGTATTATCTAGTGACGCTAAATTTATTG ggtcCGAAGTTGGGTTCAGGCCGATCGGCAAAGGGGCTGGTGGGGCAGGTAAAGAATTTAGCGAATCACTGGGTGGTAATTATCCACGTGAACAATTCACGATTGTTATATTGACTTACGAACGAGAACAAGTTCTTATTAATTCATTGGCTCGTTTGTATGGCCTgccatatttaaataaagtctTGGTGGTTTGGAATAGCCCTAAGCCTCCGATTGAAGATCTCAGGTGGCCAGATATTGGTGTGCCTATTGTT gtaattaaagcattaaggaatagtttaaataatagatttttacCATTTGATACTATTGAAACTGAAGCTGTGTTATCTGTTGACGACGACGCGCATTTAAGGCATGACGAAATAATGTTTGGATTtag ggtATGGCGAGAACACAGAGATCGTGTCGTAGGTTTTCCTGGTCGTTATCATGCGTGGgatcaaaattatcacaattCATGGAATtacaattcaaattattcatgTGAACTGTCAATGGTATTAACCGGCGCTGCATTTATTCATAAACATTACATGTATCTTTATACTAATTGGCTACCGCAGGCAATTAGAGATAAAGTTGATGAGTATATGAATTGCGAGGATATCGCTATGAATTTTTTGGTATCTCATTTAACACGAAAACCACCTGTCaag GTAACATCTCGCTGGACATTCAGATGTCCTGGATGTCCAGTTTCATTGTCTGAAGACGATACACATTTTCAAGAACGTCACaagtgtattaattttttcgctcag GTATTTGGATACATGCCATTACTGAATACTCAATACCGCGCAGATTCAATCCTCTTCAAAACGCGAATATCGCACGACaaacaaaaatgttttaaatttatataa
- the LOC130671051 gene encoding uncharacterized protein LOC130671051: protein MNCPDKSENEIQEPCNPETKIFTGANNLNENKKSEKYSSLKISEIEEKSTIESDQSDIKTAQIRSYLIENAANAAAMRIKASKLLAKAEMYATEAQTKAQTALEKINSAVSLLEKGKLDLVEKELDNALGPADDAITAAQAFISEKNSINSVVIDEIPADFATDSDLKSIKSKADDNAVEVNNAIKTINLKEASVSTSKSAAEKAKAAVPLLRSAAKVAIELKKADTVLSNANQAEDQSKSASEIIKSATSLLESGELDLVENKAQEADSLARAAIEAAQNFTKDKNSINSVDIAEVPADFATDEDLKSIKSKADDNAVEVNNAIKTINLKEASVSTSKSAAEKAKAAVPLLRSAAKVAIELKKANAVLSNANQAEDQSKSASKIIESATSLLEQGELDLVENKAQEAVSPARAAIEAAQNFNKDKNSINSVDIAEVPADFATDSDLKSIKTKADANAVKVNNAIETINLKKESVSTSKSAAEKAKAAVPLLRSAAKVAIELKKAGAVLSNANQAEDQSKLASKIIESATSLLKQGELDLVENKAQEADSLARAAIEAAQNFTKDKNSINSVDIAEVPADFATDEDLKSIKKKADANAVEVNNAIETINLKKESVSTSKSAAEKAKAAVPLLRSAAKVAIELKKAGAVLSNANQAEDQSKSASEIIKSATSLLEPGELDLVENKAQEADSLARAAIEAAQNFTKDKNSINSVDIAEVPADFATDEDLKSIKTKADANAVKVNNAIQTINLKEKSVSTSKSAAEKAKAAVPLLRSAVKVAIQRKNAGDFFSRAKKSAVNIAEHAQQAETAALEAKNYWGKSMTEQASWQADMASNLALSARADAGRFRSGKKFVDRAATNARKLELLISSEFTDIKKIANELASAAEKDSEKLVELEKSVKTDMLRTETAKNDGSKYMDS from the coding sequence atgaattgTCCAGACAAGAGCGAAAATGAAATTCAAGAACCATGTAATCCggaaacgaaaatatttacTGGCGCTAACAActtaaatgaaaacaaaaaatcggaaaaatatAGCTCATTAAAAATCAGCGAAATTGAAGAAAAGTCTACTATCGAGTCCGATCAATCAGACATCAAAACAGCTCAAATAAGATCATACCTTATTGAAAATGCTGCTAATGCAGCGGCTATGCGAATAAAAGCTAGCAAACTTCTGGCTAAAGCTGAAATGTATGCGACAGAGGCACAGACAAAAGCCCAAACTGCATTAGAGAAAATTAACTCTGCTGTATCTCTACTAGAAAAAGGTAAACTAGATCTCGTTGAAAAAGAACTTGATAACGCGCTTGGTCCCGCAGATGATGCAATAACCGCAGCTCAAGCTTTCATTagcgaaaaaaattccataaatTCTGTGGTTATTGATGAAATTCCCGCCGATTTCGCAACAGACAGTGATTTGAAATCGATCAAGTCAAAAGCCGATGACAATGCCGTCGAAGTTAACAACGCGATTAAAACGATAAATCTTAAAGAAGCATCCGTCTCAACAAGCAAATCTGCTGCCGAGAAAGCTAAGGCGGCAGTACCTTTACTCCGTTCTGCTGCGAAAGTAGCTATCGAACTTAAGAAAGCTGATACAGTTCTGTCCAATGCTAATCAGGCAGAAGATCAATCCAAATCAGCAtcggaaataattaaatctgcTACGTCTCTACTGGAATCAGGCGAACTAGACCTTGTTGAGAACAAAGCTCAGGAAGCAGATAGTCTCGCGAGAGCTGCAATTGAGGCAGCTCAAAACTTTACTAAAGATAAGAATTCCATAAATTCTGTAGATATTGCGGAAGTTCCCGCCGATTTCGCAACAGACGAGGATTTGAAATCGATCAAGTCAAAAGCCGATGACAATGCCGTCGAAGTTAACAACGCGATTAAAACGATAAATCTTAAAGAAGCATCCGTCTCAACAAGCAAATCTGCTGCCGAGAAAGCTAAGGCGGCAGTACCTTTACTCCGTTCTGCTGCGAAAGTAGCTATCGAACTTAAGAAAGCTAATGCAGTTCTGTCCAATGCTAATCAGGCAGAAGATCAATCTAAATCAGCATCGAAAATAATTGAATCTGCTACGTCTCTACTGGAACAAGGCGAACTAGACCTTGTTGAGAACAAAGCGCAGGAAGCGGTTAGTCCCGCGAGAGCTGCAATTGAGGCAGCTCAAAACTTTAATAAAGATAAGAATTCCATAAATTCTGTAGACATTGCTGAAGTTCCCGCCGATTTCGCAACAGACAGTGATTTGAAATCGATCAAGACAAAAGCCGATGCCAATGCCGTCAAAGTTAACAACGCGATTGAAACGATAAACCTTAAAAAAGAATCAGTCTCAACAAGCAAATCTGCTGCCGAGAAAGCTAAGGCGGCAGTACCTTTACTCCGTTCTGCTGCGAAAGTAGCTATCGAACTTAAGAAAGCTGGCGCAGTTCTGTCCAATGCTAATCAGGCAGAAGATCAATCCAAATTAGCATCGAAAATAATTGAATCTGCTACGTCTCTACTGAAACAAGGCGAACTAGACCTTGTTGAGAACAAAGCTCAGGAAGCGGATAGTCTCGCGAGAGCTGCAATTGAGGCAGCTCAAAACTTTACTAAAGATAAGAATTCCATAAATTCTGTAGATATTGCGGAAGTTCCCGCCGATTTCGCAACAGACGAGGATTTGAAATCGATCAAGAAAAAAGCCGATGCCAATGCCGTCGAAGTTAACAACGCGATTGAAACGATAAACCTTAAAAAAGAATCAGTCTCAACAAGCAAATCTGCTGCCGAGAAAGCTAAGGCGGCAGTACCTTTACTCCGTTCTGCTGCGAAAGTAGCTATCGAACTTAAGAAAGCTGGCGCAGTTCTGTCCAATGCTAATCAGGCAGAAGATCAATCCAAATCAGCAtcggaaataattaaatctgcTACGTCTCTACTGGAACCAGGCGAACTAGACCTTGTTGAGAACAAAGCTCAGGAAGCGGATAGTCTCGCGAGAGCTGCAATTGAGGCAGCTCAAAACTTTACTAAAGATAAGAATTCCATAAATTCTGTAGATATTGCGGAAGTTCCCGCCGATTTCGCAACAGACGAGGATTTGAAATCGATCAAGACAAAAGCCGATGCCAATGCCGTCAAAGTTAACAACGCGATTCAAACGATAAACCTTAAAGAAAAATCCGTCTCAACAAGCAAATCTGCCGCCGAGAAAGCTAAGGCGGCAGTACCTCTACTCCGTTCTGCTGTTAAAGTAGCTATCCAACGTAAGAATGCAGGCGATTTCTTTTCCCGCGCTAAGAAATCTGCTGTGAACATAGCCGAGCACGCTCAACAAGCCGAAACCGCCGCTCTTGaagctaaaaattattggggTAAGAGTATGACTGAACAAGCCTCGTGGCAAGCTGATATGGCATCGAATTTAGCATTGAGTGCGCGTGCGGATGCTGGCAGATTCAGATCAGGGAAAAAATTTGTCGATCGTGCTGCAACAAATGCCCGCAAATTGGAATTACTCATATCAAGCGAGTTTACTGACATAAAGAAGATAGCAAATGAACTCGCGAGCGCAGCTGAAAAAGACTCCGAGAAGCTTGTTGAACTCGAGAAGTCTGTCAAAACTGACATGCTTCGTACCGAAACAGCTAAAAATGATGGAAGTAAGTATATGGATTCTTAA